CCAGGCACTCGATTCCACGGCCGTAGTTCGTCGTGACCCCGGCGTAGGCCATCCCCAAGAGGTAATAGGTATCGGCGTCCTCGGGGCTCAGCTCGAGCTCCTGCTCCAGGACCTCGATCGCCCGGTCGTAGAGCCCGGTTTCGGCGTAGGCCATCCCCAGGGTGTGATAGGCCAGGTGGAGGTCTTTTTTTATTTCCAGGACCCGGGTCAGGTCCTTGACCACCTGTTCGTACCAGGGCTCCTCGACCAGCGGCTCCACGTTGAAACCCCGCCCGCACCAGGCGCATCGCACCCGGGGCTGTGGGCGGGTCGGATAGCTCGCGCGCCGGCAGTACGGGCAGCGCAGGACCCTCTCCTCGCGCACCTCCGCCGGACCATCACCCATCAGAATCCTTTCCCGTTGGGTGCCCGGTGGGCTATTATAGCGGAGTGGTGGACTCACCGCCATACCCAAGGAGGGGACGTGGAATTCCGACCCGCCGGGCCGGCGGACGCAGACCGCGTCCGCGATATCTGCCGCGACATCTGGGAGGGCCGCGACTACCTGATGGGAGCCATTGACCGCTGGATCGCCGAGGGCGGCGTC
The sequence above is a segment of the bacterium genome. Coding sequences within it:
- a CDS encoding tetratricopeptide repeat protein, which gives rise to MGDGPAEVREERVLRCPYCRRASYPTRPQPRVRCAWCGRGFNVEPLVEEPWYEQVVKDLTRVLEIKKDLHLAYHTLGMAYAETGLYDRAIEVLEQELELSPEDADTYYLLGMAYAGVTTNYGRGIECLETYLRLRPDAAEEDRVRALIGRLRGLEQNGAGG